In Stieleria varia, one genomic interval encodes:
- a CDS encoding AI-2E family transporter, producing the protein MMQLSNKDSYGRIQMICQMVLAVVALTYSIYWLRPVLVPLVVALFVVSGVSPILTMLENRLGVSRIIAAGLTFLAGVVLLIVFGLSIWVSMVDLKNNSQAYRQRVEEIVHWGESRFREIGLRVEQNTSAILPTIDSERKGNEIDEATATEISPEISSVESPDAMTERSAKGKAEMSEFVDTLVRDGIGMISQALISLVSTSMVVLIYVFFLLIGTPSNSHHSSMVREIDHQVRSYLSLKTVISIFTGLAFGISLHLFGVPMAFTFGVLAFLLNFVPNIGPIVASLLPVPLIILDPDGSILWMAGAISVTCAIQVISGNLIEPKIMGNSSDLHPVTILVALMFWGMMWGVIGMFLATPITAAIKILLQRFDSTRPAADLMAGRWPASEDATAIA; encoded by the coding sequence ATGATGCAACTATCTAATAAAGACTCGTACGGCCGCATCCAGATGATCTGTCAGATGGTTTTGGCGGTCGTTGCCCTGACCTATTCCATCTACTGGCTTCGTCCGGTGCTTGTGCCATTGGTGGTGGCCTTGTTCGTGGTCAGCGGTGTCAGTCCCATTTTGACCATGCTGGAAAATCGATTGGGAGTGAGTCGAATCATCGCAGCGGGACTCACTTTCTTGGCCGGTGTGGTGTTATTGATTGTGTTTGGGCTTTCGATCTGGGTTTCAATGGTCGACCTAAAGAATAACTCACAAGCCTACCGTCAGCGGGTCGAGGAAATCGTCCATTGGGGCGAATCACGTTTCCGAGAGATCGGCTTACGAGTCGAGCAGAACACGTCGGCAATCCTGCCGACGATCGACAGTGAACGTAAGGGCAACGAGATCGACGAAGCGACTGCCACGGAGATCTCCCCGGAAATCTCGTCCGTGGAATCGCCGGACGCGATGACGGAGCGATCGGCCAAAGGCAAGGCGGAGATGAGCGAGTTTGTTGACACCCTGGTCCGCGATGGGATCGGCATGATTTCTCAGGCGTTGATCAGTTTGGTCTCAACGAGCATGGTGGTGTTGATCTATGTGTTCTTTCTGTTGATCGGTACTCCGTCAAATAGCCACCACTCGTCCATGGTGCGCGAGATCGATCATCAAGTGCGATCGTACCTGTCGCTCAAAACGGTGATCTCGATTTTCACGGGGCTTGCGTTTGGGATTTCGCTCCACCTATTCGGTGTTCCGATGGCGTTCACGTTCGGGGTGCTGGCATTTCTATTGAATTTTGTACCCAACATCGGACCGATCGTTGCCAGCCTGTTGCCTGTGCCCCTGATCATCCTCGATCCCGACGGCAGCATCCTTTGGATGGCTGGTGCCATTTCGGTGACTTGTGCGATTCAAGTGATCAGTGGGAACTTGATCGAGCCCAAGATCATGGGCAATTCATCGGATCTGCATCCCGTTACGATCCTGGTCGCGTTGATGTTTTGGGGAATGATGTGGGGCGTGATCGGAATGTTCTTGGCGACGCCGATCACCGCAGCCATCAAGATCCTGTTGCAGCGGTTCGACTCCACGCGTCCAGCCGCCGACCTGATGGCCGGCCGCTGGCCAGCGTCCGAGGACGCTACGGCCATCGCGTGA
- a CDS encoding M56 family metallopeptidase, with protein sequence MSLVLISSLIEKLGWTLFHSLWQFAGVATVLWLMLRAMRDSSPSARYRVQFCGLVSMVLLAGATFCTSETLSTDTVQGMNSTLAAEVPSQPTVAADVAEETISPQFNGAEALIPETADERVASALVQESLSATATASSQRSLSDQFHRWREATLTAVAPWLTTMMSAWLLGVALLSVRPLVGWRSVRRLRRVGIVDAPQSAIDAMRDVSQKLGISRAITIVESTLVEVPTVIGWLRPLILLPASAVTGLSREQLEAVIAHELAHVRRYDYLVNAIQVLLETIFYYHPAVWWVSRSMRIERERCCDEIAVGLTGKRTEYAKLLLRLEETRGTAVIVNPALSATGGTLMERIKSLTDTRTGQSSGGGFLPAAILISVFVGCGLLIAMSGSLSQFALAEDHNEFAWDDLNGASCFMNDNQVMMSLHTDKQVIAVVIAQLPQQRESETMNSSGDRTHHSFHWTWGAKRLDVRLDREDQDQLQINSQKVSLSDGRVIYWDADFGAIDQRTTLRDAPLTIKTSFPTKQQREQFQAWLERIREEFSIVSSVERISQKTNPEPIDIGGTPTSAAGIAFLQRQRPELQINVDSITREFLKAIAGDSTFGGDSTTHVGQRQSIANWQAALEHGGLTREQKVFAWWRIGSLAAYNFDVNSGETHDYDLAAKAFEQVHAIGGDLISRETLNAATVYSSLGRDAEERAARREIAHRWLNTRTDAMIADSVQHINHNGYCIDDDLMPGGMNLDTDAKKQAFLMEMLTSCQRSPAPFESANDSPWPVLPDKSDPETTANPFSNNQAVKSSATVFRQDDDKTLQELYDKINNAPQRLHGMALYERNAMGWKWKVYLPPGKSWQIKGKVGRVPRGVNDLPMSSNQMKAIDIAPSVSGRILDLEGHISSDGHGGEWLITVEADGNVFQGVDFAMWSLRRSEPASEEQREAAEYVLGIRNSGSVSMTRGSELGVGRVTSKINDELALVRWCYELKDEAEVSDGPGFMIWIAQKEPSKKAAPTPIQAAAQRVLHAAGTPAWQLASVDEQPTVDFDGLMGYQIVLRRTWKEFTNVPQSAETPGEDKGPFILKHEDWDFVLFPSQSKKDPVVLKKAIPWAKNDSPYHTRDVYLGEGLGFVWYTHGTLFGQETVRSKLKLQGGDDRIGLLLDGLRFEDSANSCQYALAQLGDEAMPAIENAMEQSNDSTLMVRLARTLGLMQTDKSTDLLLRLYGSKSDELRNSIAYALIHRPFREKAKDAYLDMLQRHLRVYEACEACVQFDWQEALPVLNDLIDQPADLRELSHTIPARRTLQRNPIGQELLDAKQSIIKAGYNPGLDIAQPRKVLLDSDDTEATLLIAIELATYTSKGVSSLPNEVGVELLKSFPRPATAIYLQHLIDSNQPENRKRAQELLQSVLNQPSRN encoded by the coding sequence ATGAGTTTGGTACTGATTTCCAGTTTGATTGAAAAGCTTGGTTGGACGCTGTTCCATTCGCTCTGGCAGTTCGCGGGCGTTGCCACCGTGCTTTGGTTGATGCTCAGGGCGATGCGAGACAGCTCGCCGAGCGCACGCTATCGAGTTCAGTTTTGTGGATTGGTGTCGATGGTGCTGTTGGCCGGTGCCACGTTTTGCACTTCGGAGACGCTTTCGACAGATACTGTTCAGGGTATGAATTCCACCTTGGCTGCCGAAGTGCCCTCACAACCGACGGTCGCTGCTGACGTAGCGGAGGAAACGATCTCTCCGCAGTTCAATGGAGCCGAAGCGTTGATCCCAGAGACGGCAGACGAACGGGTTGCTTCGGCGTTGGTGCAAGAATCGTTGTCCGCGACAGCGACTGCCAGTTCGCAGCGATCGCTAAGCGACCAGTTCCATCGGTGGCGTGAAGCAACGCTGACGGCGGTGGCTCCGTGGTTGACCACAATGATGTCCGCCTGGCTGCTGGGCGTCGCGCTGTTGTCGGTTCGTCCCTTGGTCGGATGGCGGAGTGTTCGTCGATTGCGCAGGGTTGGAATTGTTGACGCGCCGCAGTCGGCGATCGACGCCATGCGGGACGTTTCGCAAAAATTGGGGATTTCGCGGGCCATCACGATCGTCGAGTCGACACTGGTGGAAGTACCAACAGTGATCGGCTGGCTACGACCGTTGATTCTGCTGCCCGCCAGCGCCGTGACGGGACTATCGCGGGAACAGTTGGAAGCGGTGATCGCCCATGAACTGGCTCACGTTCGCCGCTACGACTATCTGGTCAATGCGATCCAGGTCTTGCTCGAAACCATTTTCTACTACCATCCAGCAGTCTGGTGGGTTTCACGGTCGATGCGAATCGAGCGGGAACGATGCTGCGATGAGATCGCTGTCGGACTGACGGGCAAGCGAACCGAGTACGCGAAGCTGCTGCTACGACTGGAGGAAACACGCGGCACGGCGGTTATCGTCAATCCCGCACTCTCAGCAACCGGCGGCACGTTGATGGAAAGAATCAAGTCCCTGACAGATACTCGCACTGGACAAAGCTCCGGCGGTGGATTCTTACCCGCCGCAATCCTGATATCGGTGTTTGTCGGATGTGGACTTTTGATCGCCATGAGCGGCAGCCTGAGTCAATTCGCACTAGCCGAAGATCACAACGAATTCGCGTGGGACGACCTGAACGGCGCAAGCTGCTTCATGAATGATAACCAAGTGATGATGTCGTTGCACACTGACAAACAGGTTATCGCTGTCGTCATTGCTCAACTGCCACAGCAACGCGAATCGGAAACAATGAACAGCAGCGGAGATCGCACACACCACAGCTTCCACTGGACCTGGGGTGCGAAGCGACTCGATGTACGTTTGGATCGCGAGGACCAAGATCAACTCCAAATCAACTCACAGAAAGTGTCGCTCAGTGATGGCCGCGTCATCTATTGGGATGCCGATTTTGGAGCGATCGACCAGCGAACAACGCTGCGCGATGCCCCGCTGACAATCAAGACTTCGTTTCCAACGAAGCAGCAGCGCGAACAGTTTCAGGCTTGGCTGGAACGCATCAGGGAAGAGTTTTCTATTGTTAGTTCAGTCGAACGAATTTCGCAGAAAACGAATCCCGAGCCAATAGATATCGGCGGTACGCCAACAAGTGCGGCAGGAATCGCGTTTCTTCAGCGTCAGCGCCCCGAACTACAGATCAACGTGGACTCTATAACGCGGGAGTTTTTGAAGGCGATCGCGGGCGACTCGACATTTGGCGGTGACTCGACAACACATGTTGGCCAACGGCAGTCCATTGCCAATTGGCAGGCGGCACTGGAACACGGCGGACTCACACGTGAGCAAAAGGTCTTTGCCTGGTGGCGAATCGGATCGCTCGCTGCGTACAACTTCGATGTCAATAGCGGTGAGACGCACGACTATGATCTCGCTGCCAAAGCGTTTGAGCAAGTTCATGCGATTGGCGGTGATCTGATTTCCCGGGAAACGCTCAACGCCGCAACGGTGTACTCGAGCCTTGGAAGAGACGCCGAGGAACGTGCGGCTCGACGCGAAATCGCCCATCGCTGGCTCAATACGCGAACCGACGCAATGATCGCCGACAGCGTGCAACACATCAATCACAACGGTTACTGCATCGACGATGATCTGATGCCCGGCGGGATGAACCTGGATACCGATGCGAAGAAGCAAGCATTTCTCATGGAAATGCTCACCAGTTGTCAAAGAAGCCCAGCGCCTTTTGAATCTGCCAACGACAGTCCCTGGCCCGTTCTTCCCGACAAAAGCGATCCAGAAACGACTGCGAATCCATTCTCGAACAACCAAGCTGTGAAGTCATCTGCGACAGTCTTTCGCCAGGACGACGACAAAACGCTGCAAGAACTGTACGACAAGATCAACAACGCGCCACAGCGGCTTCATGGCATGGCTTTGTACGAGCGAAATGCCATGGGATGGAAATGGAAGGTCTATTTGCCGCCAGGAAAGTCATGGCAGATCAAAGGCAAGGTAGGTCGCGTTCCGCGCGGCGTGAATGATCTGCCGATGTCCAGCAATCAAATGAAAGCGATTGATATTGCTCCATCCGTATCCGGCCGCATCCTGGATTTAGAAGGGCACATCAGCAGCGATGGCCATGGCGGCGAGTGGCTGATCACCGTGGAGGCCGACGGTAACGTTTTTCAGGGAGTGGACTTTGCCATGTGGTCCTTGCGTCGATCGGAACCGGCATCGGAGGAGCAGCGTGAAGCAGCCGAATATGTGTTGGGAATTCGAAACTCCGGTTCGGTATCGATGACCAGAGGAAGTGAGCTCGGTGTCGGACGTGTCACGTCGAAAATCAACGATGAGTTAGCGCTAGTGCGATGGTGCTACGAACTGAAGGACGAAGCTGAGGTGTCAGACGGTCCAGGGTTCATGATCTGGATCGCCCAGAAAGAGCCATCAAAGAAAGCAGCTCCAACGCCGATCCAAGCAGCGGCCCAACGTGTGCTTCACGCCGCAGGCACGCCGGCCTGGCAACTCGCATCGGTTGACGAACAACCCACTGTCGATTTCGACGGTTTGATGGGCTACCAAATCGTCCTGCGTAGAACCTGGAAAGAATTCACAAATGTGCCTCAGTCGGCTGAAACTCCAGGCGAGGATAAAGGGCCGTTTATTCTCAAACATGAGGACTGGGATTTCGTTCTGTTTCCGTCGCAGTCGAAGAAGGATCCAGTAGTACTGAAGAAAGCGATCCCCTGGGCCAAGAACGACAGTCCGTATCACACGCGTGACGTTTATTTGGGCGAAGGGCTCGGGTTCGTCTGGTACACACACGGCACCCTATTTGGGCAAGAGACCGTTCGCAGCAAGTTAAAGCTCCAGGGCGGCGACGATCGCATTGGATTGTTGCTCGACGGATTGCGATTCGAAGACAGCGCCAATTCGTGTCAGTACGCACTCGCTCAACTCGGCGACGAAGCGATGCCCGCGATCGAAAACGCGATGGAACAATCAAACGATTCGACGCTAATGGTTAGACTTGCACGCACTCTTGGCCTGATGCAAACCGATAAATCGACGGATCTGTTACTGCGACTCTACGGCTCCAAAAGCGACGAGCTTCGCAATAGCATTGCCTATGCCCTGATCCATCGGCCATTTCGAGAGAAGGCCAAGGACGCCTACCTCGATATGCTGCAGAGGCACTTGAGGGTTTACGAAGCCTGTGAGGCCTGTGTTCAGTTTGACTGGCAGGAAGCATTGCCCGTGTTGAATGACCTGATTGATCAGCCAGCAGATCTTCGTGAGCTGTCGCATACCATTCCCGCTCGACGCACACTACAAAGGAATCCCATTGGGCAGGAACTGTTGGATGCAAAACAATCAATCATCAAAGCTGGCTACAACCCAGGTCTAGACATCGCTCAGCCACGCAAGGTCCTACTTGACTCCGACGACACCGAAGCCACTCTGCTGATCGCGATCGAACTGGCGACGTATACATCCAAGGGCGTTTCGTCACTCCCCAATGAAGTCGGCGTTGAGCTGCTCAAGAGCTTTCCGCGTCCAGCAACGGCCATCTACCTGCAACATCTCATCGACTCCAACCAGCCAGAGAATCGGAAACGTGCCCAGGAGCTGCTTCAATCCGTTTTGAACCAACCGTCACGTAATTAA
- a CDS encoding BlaI/MecI/CopY family transcriptional regulator, with amino-acid sequence MPRPVSTQPTDVELQILRILWRDGPCIARHVHDCLLESKETSYSTTVKMLSVMLEKGLLKRDDDVRPQVYRPAAAQHKTQKRILGDLIDKVYDGSAKMLMLHVLSSKKATPEELDEIRQLLQELEGKS; translated from the coding sequence ATGCCTCGCCCCGTCTCAACGCAACCAACGGATGTTGAACTGCAGATCCTGCGCATCCTGTGGAGGGATGGGCCGTGTATTGCGCGACATGTGCATGACTGTCTGCTGGAGTCGAAAGAGACGAGCTATTCGACGACCGTGAAAATGCTGTCGGTGATGCTTGAGAAGGGGTTGCTCAAACGTGACGATGACGTCAGGCCGCAGGTTTATCGACCTGCGGCGGCGCAGCACAAGACGCAGAAACGGATTCTTGGTGATTTGATCGACAAGGTCTACGACGGCTCGGCCAAGATGCTGATGTTGCATGTGCTGTCCTCAAAGAAGGCGACACCAGAGGAACTCGACGAGATCCGCCAATTGCTTCAGGAACTGGAGGGAAAGTCATGA